The DNA region AAAACAATCCAGCAACTCCCTGACTCCGAAATTATTCAATGCACTTCCGAAGAACACCGGACATATTTTACCGCTCAGGTAGTCGTCCACCTCAAAATCCGGATAAACCCCACTCACAAGTTCCAGGTCGTCGCGCAATTGCTGGGTGGAATCGCCAATATACTGAACCAGAAAAGGATTGCTCAGGTCATCGAAGGCAATGCCGGCTTCCACGCGTTGCTTGTTGGGTTCGAAGAGATAGAGGTTGCGGTCGAAAATATTGTACACGCCTTTGAAAGTAGGCCCCATGCCAATAGGCCAGCTCAGGGGTGTAACTTTCAGATGCAGCTTGCGCTCTATTTCGTCGAGCAGGTCGAAAGGGTCTTGTCCTGGCCGGTCGAGTTTATTGATGAATAGAATAATAGGAGTGTTGCGCATGCGGCAGACCTTGACCAGTTTTTCGGTCTGAGGTTCCACACCCTTGGCGGCATCAATCACCACCACCACACTGTCCACGGCTGTAAGTGTGCGGAAGGTATCTTCAGCAAAATCCTGGTGTCCCGGAGTATCCAGAATATTGATTTTCACATCCTTATACTCAAATCCCATCACCGAGGTGGCTACGGAGATTCCACGCTGACGCTCAATCTCCATCCAGTCGGATGTGGCTGTCTTGGTAATTTTGTTCGATTTCACCGCACCGGCCACCTGAATAGCCCCGCCAAAGAGCAGGAGTTTTTCGGTGAGTGTGGTCTTTCCCGCGTCGGGGTGGCTGATGATGGCAAAAGTTCGCCGGCGCCTGATCTCCTCAATCAATCCCATCCTGAAAAATTTTTACAAAGGTAAGGAAGATGGGCCATTTGCACCGACTTTGAGCTTGTGCGCCACTGGCAGTGGAAGCCACAAATGAAATCCATGCCTACATAATGAACCTTATAACCTATTTTTAGACAGATATATATGTCATACCAGCGGAATACAGATCAGGACGAAACAGCAGTTCATCTTGTGGGGGTATTGGCGTCAGCATGGTGTAGGTGATAAACTCACGCGCAATTCTCAAGACCGCAGGATTGTAGGCATTAATTTGATTACTGATTTAAAAGTCTTCCATCCCAAATTTCAATTTTAATCCTGTACAACTAGCAAATCATCACTGTCAGGTATTTAAGATAAACACCAATACGCTTGGCATTAGGTGCGATAGGATGGTGGAGAAAAAGAACTGGGTTATGCTAATTTTTTTATGGATGTACGGAACTCTGCCACCGTATTTGTAAAAGTCAAAGATTTCAGAATGCATCGAATGCCAAACCCAGCATTAAGCTGTCAAATTAACAAAAAAAACGTCAAAAAAAAGTAAGTAAGGAGTTATCGGTACTCGGTCAAGTACTTCGATTTGCTAATGCATGACCAATAGGTTGAATGTGACTAAATGAAACATTAATGAAAGTTGTTTTTCTGAAGTTTTGAAAAATTAAGACTTGGATGTACCTCCCATTTCGCAATCGAATATTGATGATGAGGTAAATTTTGCTTACCAGGATAATGCAAAATCTTTTAAGAATTCATGTCCATTGGTGAACAAAGATGTCCGATAATGAACAATCAGCGCACTCTATATTTCATATAAAAAACTTATTTTATTCTGCACGAGGCCGTTAGAACTTTGGCACAATTTTCAGCATTTGTAATCGAACCAAATTGAAACACTATGTCAGGAACATCTTCAGTGTGCCAAGTAGTCGTAGCAGTTGCAATTCTTTTACTTATTCAAGGGCGAGGTTTCACACCATCAGCGCAAAATTATACTCAAACCATACGTGGGCAGGTAATTGACTCACAGACTGGTATTCCGTTGCCCGGTGCAACAATAATTCTCATCGGCACCGATCCCTTGATAGGTACAATTTCAGATGCGGATGGAAATTTCAGACTTGAAAAAATTATTGTTGGCAGGGTTGACATTGTGGTGAGCATGATTGGTTATGAGCCTGTTAGCCTCAGGAATTATTTACTTACATCAGGAAAAGAGCTGCTTCTTACTGTTAGAATGGACGAAAAAATATACCAGCTTTCAGACATTGAGGTTCGTCCGGAGCTGGAAAAACACAAGCCACTCAACGAGCTGGCCATGGTGAGTGCAAGGTCATTCACGGTTGAAGAAACGGAGCGATATGCCGGGAGTCTGGGCGACCCCTCACGAATGGCAGCCAACTTTGCAGGCGTCTCGTCGCCCACCGACCAACGCAACGACATTGTGATAAGAGGCAATTCTCCCTTCGGTTTGCTTTGGCGCCTTGAAGGCATCGACATCCCAAACCCCAACCACTTCGGTACCATGGGGTCAACCGGGGGGCCTGTAAGCATACTGAACAATAATTTACTCGATAATTCCGATTTTTACACTGGCGCATTTCCGGCCGAATTTGGCAATGCTATGGCCGGGGTATTCGACTTGCGTTTGCGCAACGGAAACAACGAAAAACGGGAATTTACTGGCCAGGTAGGCTTCAACGGTTTTGAATTAGGTGCCGAAGGCCCTATTTTCCGGTGGAGCAAATCATCTTTCCTGGCAAATTTCCGGTATAGTACGCTTGAATTACTTCGGTCAGCAGGCTTGAGTTTTGGCACCGGCCAGGCAGTTCCACAGTACAAAGACCTGGCATTCAAAGTTAATATACCTTTAAAATCGGGTAAAATCAGCGTGTTCGGTATTGGTGGAATCAGCAGAATCGAAATGCTTGACAGCCAGGGCGACTCTGCTTCATATGGCTTCTCTGG from Bacteroidota bacterium includes:
- a CDS encoding peptide chain release factor 3; this translates as MGLIEEIRRRRTFAIISHPDAGKTTLTEKLLLFGGAIQVAGAVKSNKITKTATSDWMEIERQRGISVATSVMGFEYKDVKINILDTPGHQDFAEDTFRTLTAVDSVVVVIDAAKGVEPQTEKLVKVCRMRNTPIILFINKLDRPGQDPFDLLDEIERKLHLKVTPLSWPIGMGPTFKGVYNIFDRNLYLFEPNKQRVEAGIAFDDLSNPFLVQYIGDSTQQLRDDLELVSGVYPDFEVDDYLSGKICPVFFGSALNNFGVRELLDCFIRIAPTPVGRDAEERLVDPTEQAFTGFVFKIHANMDPNHRDRIAFVRVVSGKFERNKPYHHVRLDRKLKFANPTAFMAQKKSVVDEMYPGDIVGLYDAGNFKIGDTLTEGEVLHFKGIPSFSPELFRYVENADPMKSKQLAKGLEQLTDEGVAQLFTGRATGRKIIGTVGALQFEVIQYRLLHEYGASCRYEPITLYKTAWITSNNKAMLDDFKARKASFLALDKEGRDVFLADSPYALQTAMEKYPDIKFHFTSEF